CGGAATACTGGCCCTCAAAACCGATTAACTCCATAAGTTTTCTGTTTTCAGGACCTAGCCGATCCCTCATCTGCTTTATAACTCCTAAAAAGTTTAACGTCGGTCATTGCTTATATTTACTCGGTCGGGCTCGTTCTTAGGATGATTTTCCCCCTTTCCTGCGCTCGCTGCTCTCCCCCACTCGGCCGCATCCACTCCGGCGCAGTTGTCCTTGCCTCCACCGGTGGACAAGCACCACCGCAAACACGACGTAGCGCCCGCCGTTCCTCCACCCACTTCGATTCAGCTGCCACTCGTCGCCACCGCCAGAATGGACGTATCTATGCACGTCACTGTTGTTGCCGGTTTCGATGCACCCAGGCCTCGGCGCCATCACGTTTCGTTGGAAGTCGTCGGAAACCGAATCGTGCAGTAACCCGAGCGCTTTGCGCAGCCTCACGGTATTTCTGCCTTCTCTCTGTGCTCGCATCTCGCCGGCCGTTGGACTGCGGGCGCATCCTCGTCCACCGGTTAGTCGGGCTCAGTCCTCACATATTAACTTGTCAGCAAGCCTCTGTAGGTCATCAAGTGTGATGATTGTTGGCGGCTGTTGTTGCGACGGGTCTCAAAGGCGGTAGAACATCCTGAATGGGTTTTCTAATTATGAAATGGACAAACTAAGTGCAATTCTGTGCGGTTGTTCTTCAGTTCAAAGCAATTTGTGGGACATGGGGTTTGTGAGCATGAGCTGACATGCCCCAAAAAAAAAACCGATGATCCTGTTTATTTTATGCTTTCGAAAGCATTTTGGAACACCAATTTTGTTATTTTTGCCTAGACTTCTATGAATGTAATTTTCATCACAAAAATTTGCATGCATGTGAAACCCACATCCATGTTTGCTGACAAAAAAGTTCAGATGGTAGCAGAACAACATACTAGTCTGATCAAACTGAAATGAAAACATAAGTCTGCATAATTGACCGCCTAGAGATCATCATAGATGAAGTAAATTGACTGATAAGGACTTGTCGATAGCTAAGTCAATCAGCACTAGCAGAAAAGAAATTCATTTTTTAAGGCAATTTTAAagacaatttctttagtgacaaaaGACGATTTCAAAAATGCAAAATGTTTTTTGTTTTGAATTTCTTGGACAGATAAGTTAAACAAGTGTCAATTTTTGGGAAGTGCCCTTGGTCTTCAGAAACAAAACAAGGAACTGACAAAATTGCACTAGTTTGCAGCATAGTACAGTGCCACATTCTACAAGGAACAGAAATGTTCAGCCATGTTATATATCTCCAGATATCTTCTTGTTTCTACAGATGATGTGAAAATGAATGCAAATACTTTTCGCTCCTCACATAAATCCTACATGGCCGTGAGTATGTGTGTTCCAGATCACATAAGTACGATGGTTTTCCTCCCAAATTATTTTTGAAAGAATCAGTTGGGACATGAGGGCACCGCACATAATAACATGAGGCACAAGGTTACCAAACATGCTGGATGAGCATGAACCAGTAGGGACAGCAAGCACATTCCACGCAGAAGAAAACATGATTCACAAACTGGGGCTGGAAGCTATGATCCGAACAGAAATATGGCATCACAGAATATGATTATTAAAAAACAGTAGTAGCACGTCCAAAATCCTAATTTTGTCATGTGATTCGATTCGATCATCCACGAATAAGATGCAACGACACCTCACTAGTACCATATATATTGGTCGTCCCACAGTTAAGATGCAGTTCAACACTATGGTACTACATTGATTACCTAGGAAGCTAAGATAAATTGCCACTGGCCGTCCACAAATTAATTAAACAATCAGTAGTAGCATAGCAGCAGAGTAATCTGACTGAACCAACTGAACTGAAATCATAAGGTTGCATGTACTAAACGACTAAGATAGGAGGAGCATGCAGAGGAATCATAAGGTTGCATGAACTAAACGACTGATAGGAGACACGGTTCGCAAACTGGGAATGCACTTCATTAGTATAGATTGCAATCATATGATCGGAACAAAAAAATGGCATCACAAAACATGATTAAAACAGACAGTAGCACGTTTGAAATCCCAATTTTGTCATGTTCAATTTGATTGAATCGTCCACAAATAAGATGAAGCTAAGATAAGTGTAAATGGCATCACAAAACATGATTAAAACAGACAGTAGCACGTTTGAAATCCCAATTTTGTCATGTTCAATTTGATTGAATCATCCACAAATAAGATGAAGCTAAGATAAGTGTAAATGGCATCACAAAACATGATTAAAACAGACAGTAGCACGTTTGAAATCCCAATTTTGTCATGTTCAATTTGATTGAATCGTCCACAAATAAGATGCAGCTAAGATAAGTGTAAATTTATTGCGCATGTACAGAGACCGTAAGTGTACATAAGGAGAAGATTACATACTAAAAAATATGAGGAGCAGATTACTAAACTTGCTGGAAAAGGGTCATCATAATGTGCCTCATGCATCCTCCCAAACAACCAGCAAATGTAGGATGCAGTCCATCATGAGTTTCTCAGTGACTGTGGATCAGTTATCACAATTCACAACAATAAAATATATATATAACTCTTACGCCATGCAGAACAAGATTAAGGAATGAACATTTAAAAAATAGCAACTGAGGATGCAAACAAAATTAATCCAGATTACTATCCTATGATCAAAGCAAATGCCATCCCAGACAAATGATTAAACACATGGTTGTAGCTTGTCCAAAATCCCAATTTTCACATGCGCTGAAACTGCAACTCCATTCGGCTGTCCCACAGATAAGATGCATATCAACATTACCCCTAATGAAGCTAATTAAAATAGGCATGGTTCTCCCGAAATTAAACACAGATATTAGCAGCAGAATAAACTGGCCGAATTGAAGTGATATCAAAAGGTTACATAAACTAGACAGCATAGATGAACAGAGCGACTGATAGAGTGATTCAAAATAATTAGGGACATCAGCACACCACACATAATAACACAAGGCACAATAGGGCGGGTGTTTACCTCATTCTAAAATAACACAATGCAGAAGCAGAAGGTCTGAATTAACGGGGAAATCAAGCAAATTGTGCCTGGTCAATGCTTCCAGTCCAAGATAACCAGCATGTAGGAAGATTACAAAGATGTTGGTGACTATATATGGATCATCACAAACACCATGCATCAGAAAACACGATTCCCAAACGGGGGATGCACGCCATTAAGAGATCTTGCTATCCATGCTAAGTCTACGACCGGAACAAAAAAGTGGCATCACAAAACATGATTATAACAAGCCCGAAATCACCATTTTGTCATGCAATTCAATTTGATCATCCATGAACAATATGCAGCTACGACATTGTACTAGTACGACAGATGAAGCTGATTTTTTAAGATACCTCCTGCGATTTGATTCGATCCTCCCATTGATAAGATGCAGTTCAACATTACACTACTACATTGATTACCCCTAATAGATGAAGCTAATATAAGTTGCCACGGCCGCCCAGGAATTAGTTAAACACAGATAGTAGTAGCATAGCACTGAATAAATCTGACCAAACTGAACTGAAACCACAAGTCTGCATAAATGAGTGATAGGAGGGGCATGGCTTCAAAAGGGGTCCCACCACCCTTCAGTCCCATGTCGACAGCGTCGATGGATCAGGTGAAGTAGTGGGCTGGCTAATCTGCAGTGAGATGAATCGGACTGTCAGATTGATGCTCGTGCCGCCGGTACACCTagggaggaagaagagaagaggaaggtaGCGGACCTCAACTCCTAGGTAGGCGCCACGGTCGGTCAACTTGGCGAGGCGGGCGAGCTCCTTGCGGTCGAGGAAGCGGGAgaggacggcgacggcgaggtcgatgTGCTTGATGGCGAGGGCCGTGATCCGGTTTGCGCGGCACAGGTAGTCGAGCGCCTTGTCCACGTCGCCGTCGCTGGCTACGTGACGGGTCTTGGCGGTGGCGTCCGGGTCGTCGGACAGATCGGCCTTGGCGAGGctctcggtggcggcggcgaccgggTCGCGGGGCTTGCCGGGGACGGGGGCCTGGCCGCCGACGAGGCACTCGACGCAGCGCGGGAGGTGGTGCTCCTCGAGCATCTTGACGGCCAAGATGGCGGACTCGACGCGGGCGATGGCCTGGGCCTGGGTGGTGGGGCGGGCCGGGAGCTTCTGCGCGAGCAGCGCGTCGTAGAGCTGCTCGTCGGGCAGGAGTGCGAAGGCGATGTTGACGGCGGAGACGGCGCGGTTCTTGACGGCGGTGTCGAGGCAGACCGAGAGCATCCTGGCGCCGGGATCCAGGCCGAGGTAATAGACCTTGAAGACGTCCGAGGCGATCTGCCCGAGCCTGGCCTCGGCGTCGGCAGGGGTGGGGGCGGGGGCGGCCCGGTGGCGCTCCAGGCGGCGGTGGAGCTCCAGGAGGCGGTCGCGCTGCGTGCGCACGTTCTTGGCGGCCATCATGGCCTGCATGAGGACCAACTCCAGGTTCTCCTTGCTCAGCTCTCGCGCCATGGCCGCCGCTCCGCTCGTCTCTCTCTCGCTGCGAGCGTGAGGCCGGAGGTGAGAATTCTTGGGGAGGAGAGGAGAGAAAGGTTGGAAGAGCAGCGAGCGCCAGGCGGATCCGGTTGCAGGGGATGGGCCCACCAGCCAGAACAGGAGGGGTAGCGTGCTCCCTCCGCTACCACAGCAAGACAGACCTCCTCGCTCTAGTAAGTTGATTTTCGAAATCTCAAAATACTAGTCCATTTATAATAGAATGAACATTCGAAAACATATGATTCCAAGCAAGGAGGAATATGTTTTCTTAGCACTGCCTTGTGGAAACAAATATTGTTATTACACACATCTTGATGCAAAAAGTAGGGGTATAAATGGCAAGCCTTGTAGAAACAAATATTGTTATTACACACATCTTGATGCAAAAAGTAGGGGTATAAATGGCAAATGAACGGTGCTCCGCAAGTCCTGTTTAGTTAGCTTCAGCTAGCTCGATTGTTCATTTTCTTCGGAAAAAACTTGATTGAACTGTTAGACCATAAGTGTATTAAATGGACCTGGTTTACATCCCTAGCAAAAACAACCCATCCGCGCAAGACCGTGTGGGAAAAAAAGTGCAAGATCATCTTCAGCCGAACATTTCTTTATGAGATAAGGAGCAGTCATCTCTTTCACATTCTATATCTTCTCACATGTGTGTTCACCAACATATGCTTTATATTAGATAACTATCTGACCTTTTGTCAAATGAACACTTGGAAAGTCAGGAGCATCCATCCACGCATTGAGCCCAAAGTAGACATTCTCGTTTCTAGTCTTGGTGAACTTCACTCTCTTTTGTACCTCATTCTTAGATATGGCTTGCCAAATCTCCTCAATTGTTCCGACTCATGCCATGCTTGAAATCTGGTTTCTCCATGCCTACAACATTAATAAATGGTTTGAAGTTGAATTTCATGTTCCCCTCTTCTTCTGGAAGCTTGAGAACAGAAAAAAATGGCTCATCTTCCTCGTACAACTTAGTCTTCACTTTCTCATGAATTAATCCATCCTTCTCGGCACGATCTACATTCTTTTCATATAATTCATCATCTCCACTCTATATGTCATAGTCACTATCACTAAATTGCTCATCTAGATCATCACTGTCACTGTCTTCGACCTCTTCTTTTGTTCCTCCTTCCACTACCGAATTTCCTGCTGTCTCACTTCGTCCTTTccctatgtcctcatgtttagtagGGAAGACCATAACTCTAGGCAACTCACTTAATCCAACTACCACAACATCATACTAGTGTTGTTGCTCAATTATATTGACATGATCAACATATATTGTAAGATGCTTTGACCTCTATGATACATGTATCATCTTCAAAGCATCATCATAAGTTTTTAAAAGCAACCCGCCTTTCAACTCGTGTTTTTATTGGAAAACACCAATATATTTTCAGTCGAGGTGACAATGCATAACCAAGTTCATTCATAAATGGAGTTATCCACACTAATGATCATGTCTCACAACTCACAACGTCAAATCAAGCAATGTGTACATGCATGCAAGTTCTCTTAGGTCCAATACCTCCAAAATCATGATTATGTATTTCCTGAGTGAATTGATGAACAGCATTGACTACATTACAAAATTCAGTCCTTGGGGCCGAAGTAGATGTCATTCAAGCTAATGagcatttcttttcttttcttggggCAGAAGGAGGTGCCATTGGTCAGAAAGAAAGGCAATGGCACCAATGTGAAGCTCCTGCTGCTGCAGAGCCATTCGACGGGGCCTCTCCATTGCTTTGCCATGTCCTTTTGTGATACTAATATACTAGTCTAGAAGCGACCACCACACCCGTCCATGCCTCACCACCCCACACATCAGAACTGGCGGCGATGCGGAAGGAGATGCGCATGTGACCGAGGAGCGGGTCACCGCAGTGCATGATACCATGGCAGAGCACCGGGACCGGCTCAACCAGCTGTGCATCACCATTCAGACACTGGTGGCAGGATGGGCACCCCATCGGGTGGACATGGACACGCTGGTGGAGGCGCGGATGACCATCAACGATGTCTGGGTCGCACTCCGGGAGTGCATGGGGAGCTTGCgggccacactacaaaaaaatacacttccgtgatgatacgtgtttgtcacagtaggtcgcattttttgtcatgcatgtacatccatgacaaatttatgacagaatcaagatagccatacctgtgctgtcgtagaagtgttccatgacattaccaaaattatcatcacggaagtgtccacttacatgacgataaatcgcgcgtcacagaagtgctttcgtcaagggtgaccgacacgtgacatccaccgtaacggaacaccgttaagctatcggatcgggttttggatccgataacccattaacagccccgaccaatggggattttccacgtgtaaaatcatcattggctggaggagacacgtgtcaggtccgtgttggcacaggtgtcactcatccaatgggcaagacgcgcctatgatatgttgacacgtggaccggcccatcaagtttaaatgggccggcccaactgaaggcccacaagattttgcggaccataatgggccggcccagctaaaggcccacaagattttgcggaccataatgggctggcccagctaaaggcccacaagattttgcgggccataatgggctggcccaggtaaaggcccacaggatttttgtgtgccataatgggccggcccaggtaaaggcccacaagattcttgtggatcataatgggccggcccagctaaaggcccacgagatttcgccgacattaatgggcgggCCCagatgtaggcccacaagattttgaggaccctagtcggccggcccattaactggctgccatgttttgggctaaatgccggcccatatttgatctggtccattaatggcctgccacgctccgggcctaatagtggcccatatgagatcaggcccgttaaaagcctaccacgttatgggccaaattacggcccagatcaggtccggccctttaagaggctttgggctcaattatggcccatatcggattcggcccgtcaactggacactatgcttttgggcccacttgctaaagacccacttagtaattcagcctgatattagttttggcctgttaagggtccgtttaacatttcggccctatattaatttcagcctgttaaaagcccgtcatatagttgggcctaactacggcccggtttgcatccggcctgctcgcagccgatatctgattgggccaaataaggaccgagacaattttggcctgttaaaagcccgtgatttgattcgcacaatcatgggtcggggttcattttgggctgctgccggcccgtgagctgttcggcacgttttagacccaacctacatcgtgattgcatgacggcccgattatgtaccgtaattttacggtttggccggtttactgcgaagacaggatatatatacagtaaaataactgcagcatcgtgaataagaaaaaatctagactatacaataaataaa
The sequence above is a segment of the Triticum dicoccoides isolate Atlit2015 ecotype Zavitan chromosome 1A, WEW_v2.0, whole genome shotgun sequence genome. Coding sequences within it:
- the LOC119310152 gene encoding uncharacterized protein LOC119310152, with translation MARELSKENLELVLMQAMMAAKNVRTQRDRLLELHRRLERHRAAPAPTPADAEARLGQIASDVFKVYYLGLDPGARMLSVCLDTAVKNRAVSAVNIAFALLPDEQLYDALLAQKLPARPTTQAQAIARVESAILAVKMLEEHHLPRCVECLVGGQAPVPGKPRDPVAAATESLAKADLSDDPDATAKTRHVASDGDVDKALDYLCRANRITALAIKHIDLAVAVLSRFLDRKELARLAKLTDRGAYLGVEISQPTTSPDPSTLSTWD